From the genome of Solidesulfovibrio carbinolicus, one region includes:
- a CDS encoding ATP-binding protein has product MLFLPQRVSLKLKMFGGTMAVVLLVSAVIAILARWILVTSLNRELEQRGVAIGQSIAERASGFILDKDRPNLVSLVFDAAQLGERKVLVSYIFISDNDGRILANTFIRPFPADLRGINPLPENKDYSIDLVDFDQSQAIDIAVPVREGIYTLGAVHVGLSKSHIDSLVGKLRTTFLGFITAVTVVMFLIVLRLSNAVARPLSRLTQAADAISRGSLDAPEAMLGLSDDAIKHCQAYADTDLPCWHFDQNRGEGEPTSQAASRTCRECRFYRKEGGGDEVAQLAESFSNMIWSIRLYRRRLRESEEKYRSLFDSNPDPVFVVEAATGRILDANSQAEAVYGYGRKELVGRDLAELEPDADGGVAAYLADRDAPERVLFPKLRHVRKDGEPLYVNVHACRIAYRARDAVIVSATDITELVEKDAQLIQASKMKTLGEMSAGIAHELNQPLNAIKMGSDYLKMVAETGGLPSPDALAAVTGQVSEQVDRAAAIIGHLRDFGRKSEPKLEYVDINEPIKGVFTIIGHELALQGIEVVLRLAASAPIKAHANRLEQVFFNLVVNARDAMTDKACQSERPRRLTIVSASAAGRVTVAVADTGCGIPEAARRKIFEPFFTTKQTGQGMGLGLAITYGIVKDYGGEIEMESAPDRGSVFRLTFPAARDKSERSP; this is encoded by the coding sequence ATGTTGTTTTTGCCCCAGCGCGTCAGCCTCAAGCTCAAGATGTTCGGCGGCACCATGGCCGTGGTGCTCCTGGTCAGCGCCGTCATCGCCATTTTGGCCCGCTGGATTCTGGTCACCAGCCTCAACCGTGAACTCGAACAGCGCGGCGTGGCCATCGGCCAGAGCATCGCTGAACGGGCCAGCGGATTTATCCTCGACAAGGACCGGCCAAACCTCGTCAGCCTGGTCTTTGACGCCGCCCAGCTCGGCGAACGCAAGGTCCTGGTCTCGTACATCTTTATCAGCGACAACGACGGCCGCATCCTGGCCAACACCTTCATCCGCCCCTTTCCGGCCGACCTGCGCGGCATCAACCCCCTGCCCGAGAACAAGGACTACAGCATCGATCTGGTCGATTTCGACCAGTCCCAGGCCATCGACATCGCCGTACCCGTGCGCGAGGGCATCTACACCCTGGGCGCGGTCCATGTGGGTCTGTCCAAGAGCCACATCGACTCCCTGGTCGGCAAGCTGCGCACCACCTTTCTGGGCTTCATCACGGCCGTCACCGTGGTCATGTTCCTCATCGTGCTGCGTCTGTCCAACGCCGTGGCCCGGCCGCTGTCGCGCCTGACCCAGGCCGCCGACGCCATTAGCCGGGGAAGCCTCGACGCCCCCGAGGCCATGCTGGGGCTTTCCGACGACGCCATCAAGCACTGCCAGGCCTACGCCGACACCGATCTGCCCTGCTGGCACTTCGACCAGAACCGGGGCGAGGGCGAGCCGACCAGCCAGGCCGCCTCGCGCACCTGCCGGGAGTGCCGGTTCTACCGCAAGGAGGGCGGCGGCGACGAGGTGGCCCAGCTCGCCGAGTCCTTCAGCAACATGATCTGGAGCATCCGGCTCTACCGCCGCCGGCTGCGCGAGTCCGAGGAAAAATACCGTTCGCTTTTCGACAGCAACCCCGACCCGGTCTTCGTGGTCGAGGCGGCCACCGGCCGCATCCTCGACGCCAACTCCCAGGCCGAGGCTGTCTACGGCTACGGCCGCAAGGAACTGGTCGGCCGCGATCTGGCCGAGCTGGAACCCGACGCCGACGGCGGCGTGGCCGCCTATCTGGCCGACCGCGACGCCCCCGAGCGGGTGCTTTTTCCCAAACTGCGCCATGTGCGCAAGGACGGCGAACCGCTCTACGTCAACGTCCACGCCTGCCGCATCGCTTACCGGGCCAGGGACGCGGTCATCGTCTCGGCCACCGACATCACCGAACTGGTGGAAAAAGACGCCCAGCTCATCCAGGCGAGCAAGATGAAGACCCTTGGCGAAATGTCCGCCGGCATCGCCCACGAACTCAATCAGCCCTTAAACGCCATCAAGATGGGCAGCGACTATCTCAAGATGGTGGCCGAGACCGGCGGCCTGCCGTCGCCCGACGCCCTGGCCGCCGTCACCGGCCAGGTCAGCGAGCAGGTGGACCGGGCCGCCGCCATCATCGGCCATCTGCGGGATTTCGGCCGCAAATCCGAGCCCAAACTGGAATACGTGGACATCAACGAACCCATCAAGGGCGTTTTCACCATCATCGGCCACGAATTGGCCCTGCAAGGCATCGAGGTGGTCCTGCGTCTGGCCGCCAGCGCGCCCATCAAGGCCCATGCCAACCGCCTGGAGCAGGTGTTTTTCAACCTCGTGGTCAACGCCCGCGACGCCATGACCGACAAGGCCTGCCAGAGCGAACGACCGCGCCGCCTGACCATCGTCTCGGCAAGCGCCGCCGGCCGGGTCACCGTGGCCGTGGCCGATACCGGCTGCGGCATTCCCGAAGCCGCCCGGCGCAAGATTTTCGAGCCCTTTTTCACCACCAAGCAGACCGGCCAGGGCATGGGCCTGGGGCTGGCCATCACCTACGGCATCGTCAAGGACTATGGCGGCGAGATTGAGATGGAAAGCGCTCCAGACCGGGGGAGCGTTTTTCGTCTCACCTTTCCCGCCGCCCGCGACAAGAGCGAGCGAAGTCCTTGA
- a CDS encoding STAS domain-containing protein, whose translation MRTILVIDDERPTLQMFELYLGAYGYKTLTAASGEEGLAVFDAQTPPIVLTDIKMPGIDGLQVLEAIKARRPETEVIVITGHGDTDLALAALGLRATDFIDKPIRRETLEAALGRANGRLDMAEAAGSGGDVAAACEETVGVIHIRGSLCGESEPYLTKAFRELDDAVGVLFDFTPNASINGAGLDVLASVAETCRASGRPAAVYGLAENFVRILDRLGITDKAPRFTDRGEALAYLAKTTS comes from the coding sequence ATGCGCACCATTTTGGTCATCGACGACGAACGGCCGACCCTGCAGATGTTCGAGCTCTATCTCGGGGCTTACGGCTACAAAACCCTGACCGCCGCCAGCGGCGAGGAAGGGTTGGCCGTTTTTGACGCCCAGACCCCGCCCATCGTGCTCACCGACATCAAGATGCCCGGCATAGACGGCCTGCAAGTGCTGGAGGCGATCAAGGCCCGGCGGCCCGAAACCGAGGTCATCGTGATTACCGGCCACGGCGATACTGATCTGGCCCTGGCCGCCCTGGGGCTTCGGGCCACGGATTTCATCGACAAACCCATCCGTCGCGAGACCCTGGAAGCCGCCCTTGGCCGGGCCAACGGCCGCTTGGACATGGCCGAGGCCGCCGGCAGCGGCGGCGACGTGGCTGCCGCCTGTGAAGAGACCGTTGGCGTCATCCATATCCGAGGCAGTCTCTGCGGCGAAAGCGAACCCTATCTGACCAAGGCCTTTCGGGAACTCGACGACGCCGTGGGGGTGCTTTTCGACTTCACGCCCAACGCCTCGATCAACGGCGCTGGTCTGGACGTTCTGGCCAGCGTGGCCGAGACCTGCCGGGCCTCGGGCCGCCCTGCCGCCGTGTATGGGTTGGCCGAAAACTTCGTGCGCATTCTCGACCGCCTGGGCATCACCGACAAGGCCCCGCGTTTTACCGACCGGGGCGAGGCCTTGGCCTATCTGGCCAAAACGACTTCGTGA